The Saccopteryx leptura isolate mSacLep1 chromosome 2, mSacLep1_pri_phased_curated, whole genome shotgun sequence genome has a window encoding:
- the PEAR1 gene encoding platelet endothelial aggregation receptor 1 isoform X4, whose amino-acid sequence MRAEGPASHFVPRSVSMAAAWHPISASVWKTGEVMTAPVPPHCRQPCSFGHYGPACQFSCQCHGAPCDPQTGACFCPPERTGPSCEVSCRQGTVGSCPHTSPCHNGGIFQVSQGSCSCPPGWMGTICSLPCPEGFHGSNCSQECRCHNGGLCDRFTGQCRCAPGYTGDRCREECPVGRFGQDCAETCDCAPGARCFPANGACLCEHGFTGDRCAERLCPDGLYGLSCQVPCTCDPEHSLSCHPMSGECSCHPGWAGLHCNESCPQDTHGPGCREHCLCLHGGLCQPDSGLCRCASGYMGQHCASLCPPDTYGVNCSARCSCENAIACSPIDGACICKEGWQRGNCSVPCPPGTWGFGCNASCQCANEASCSPQTGACTCTPGWHGVHCQLPCPKGKFGEGCASRCNCDHSDGCDPVYGHCQCQAGWTGTHCHLPCPEGFWGANCSNTCTCKNGGTCIPENGNCVCVPGFRGPSCQRSCQPGRYGKRCVPCKCANHSSCHPSNGTCYCLAGWTGSDCSQPCPPGRWGENCAQSCQCHHGGTCRPQDGSCFCPPGWTGYRCVEVCSPGVFGANCSQPCQCGSGESCHPETGACVCPPGHSGAPCRIGIQETFTMMPASPVTYNSMEAVISIVVLGSLVVALVALFIGYRHWQKGKEHQHLAVAYSSGRLDSSEYVMPDVPLSYSHYYSNPSYHTLSQCSPNPPPPNKVPGSQLFPSLQAPERPGGAHGPDNHATLPADWKHCREAPPGIPDRGSSHLDRSYSYSYSNGNGPGPFYSKGPISEEGLRASMVSLSSENPYATIRDLPSLPGGTRESSYVEMKGLPSGSPPRQPPQLPDNRRRQQYSQAQRDSGTYEQPSAPTHEQDFMSSQCPLPPGLLPGHYDSPKNSHIPGHYDLPPVRHPPSPPLLHQDR is encoded by the exons ATGAGAGCGGAGGGGCCTGCGTCC CACTTTGTGCCCAGGAGTGTGTCCATGGCCGCTGCATGGCACCCAATCAGTGCCAGTGTGTGGAAGACTGGCGAGGTGATGACTGCTCCAGTG CCCCCACATTGTCGTCAGCCCTGCTCCTTTGGCCATTATGGCCCTGCCTGCCAGTTCAGCTGCCAGTGCCATGGGGCACCCTGTGATCCTCAAACTGGAGCCTGCTTCTGCCCCCCGGAGAGAACTGGGCCCAG CTGTGAGGTATCTTGCCGCCAGGGCACTGTTGGCTCCTGCCCCCACACCTCTCCTTGCCACAATGGGGGTATCTTCCAAGTTTCCCAGGGTTCCTGCAGCTGCCCACCTGGCTGGATG GGCACCATCTGTTCCCTGCCCTGTCCGGAGGGCTTCCATGGATCCAACTGCTCCCAGGAATGCCGCTGTCACAATGGTGGCCTCTGCGACAGATTCACTGGGCAATGTCGCTGTGCTCCAGGCTACACAGGGGATAG GTGTCGGGAGGAGTGCCCCGTGGGCCGCTTCGGACAGGACTGTGCAGAGACATGCGACTGCGCCCCTGGGGCCCGCTGCTTCCCAGCCAACGGCGCATGTCTATGCGAACACGGCTTCACTGGGGACCGCTGTGCAGAACGTCTATGCCCGGACGGACTCTACGGCCTCAGCTGCCAGGTGCCCTGCACCTGTGACCCAGAACACAGCCTCAG CTGCCATCCCATGAGCGGGGAGTGCTCCTGCCACCCCGGCTGGGCCGGCCTTCACTGCAACGAGAGCTGCCCACAAGACACGCACGGGCCTGGCTGCCGAGAGCACTGTCTCTGCCTGCACGGAGGCCTCTGCCAGCCCGACAGCGGCCTCTGCCGGTGCGCGTCCGGCTACATG GGCCAGCACTGCGCTAGCCTCTGTCCGCCTGACACTTACGGAGTCAACTGCTCCGCACGCTGCTCCTGCGAGAATGCGATCGCTTGTTCGCCGATCGATGGTGCTTGCATATGCAAGGAAG GTTGGCAGCGTGGTAACTGCTCTGTGCCCTGCCCGCCTGGAACCTGGGGCTTTGGTTGCAATGCCAGCTGCCAGTGTGCCAACGAGGCATCCTGCAGCCCCCAAACAGGAGCCTGTACCTGCACCCCTGGCTGGCACGGGGTGCACTGCCAGCTGCCCTGTCCA AAGGGGAAGTTTGGTGAAGGCTGTGCCAGTCGCTGTAACTGTGACCACTCTGATGGCTGTGACCCTGTTTATGGACACTGCCAGTGCCAGGCTGGCTGGACAG GTACTCATTGTCACCTGCCCTGCCCTGAGGGCTTCTGGGGAGCCAACTGTAGCAACACCTGCACTTGCAAGAATGGGGGCACCTGCATCCCTGAGAATggcaattgtgtgtgtgtacctggATTTCGAGGTCCCTCCTGCCAGAGAT CCTGTCAGCCTGGTCGCTATGGCAAGCGCTGTGTGCCCTGCAAGTGTGCCAACCACTCCTCCTGCCACCCTTCGAATGGAACCTGCTACTGCCTGGCTGGCTGGACTGGCTCGGACTGTTCCCAGC CGTGCCCTCCAGGACGCTGGGGAGAAAACTGTGCCCAGTCCTGTCAGTGTCACCATGGTGGGACCTGCCGCCCCCAGGATGGGAGCTGTTTTTGTCCCCCCGGTTGGACCGGATACCGCTGCGTGGAAG TCTGTTCTCCAGGGGTGTTTGGTGCCAATTGCTCCCAACCATGCCAGTGTGGTTCCGGAGAGAGTTGCCATCCAGAGACGGGGGCCTGTGTGTGTCCCCCAGGACACAGTGGTGCCCCCTGCAGGATTG GAATCCAGGAGACCTTCACCATGATGCCTGCCTCTCCAGTGACCTATAACTCAATGGAGGCGGTGATCAGTATCGTCGTGCTGGGGTCTCTGGTGGTGGCCCTGGTGGCTTTGTTCATTGGCTACCGCCATTGGCAAAAAGGCAAGGAGCACCAACACCTGGCAGTGGCGTACAGCAGTGGGCGACTGGACAGCTCCGAGTATGTCATGCCAG ATGTCCCTCTGAGCTATAGTCACTACTACTCCAATCCCAGCTACCATACCCTGTCACAGTGCTCAcctaaccccccaccccccaataaG GTTCCAGGTAGTCAGCTCTTTCCCAGCCTCCAGGCCCCTGAGCGGCCAGGTGGAGCCCACGGGCCTGATAACCATGCTACCCTGCCTGCTGACTGGAAGCACTGTCGGGAGGCCCCTCCAGGGATTCCGGACAGGG GTAGCAGCCACCTGGACCGAAGCTACAGCTATAGCTACAGCAACGGTAACGGCCCAGGCCCATTCTATAGTAAAG GGCCCATCTCTGAAGAGGGGCTGAGGGCTAGCATGGTTTCCCTCAGCAGTGAGAACCCCTATGCTACCATCCGAGACCTGCCCAGCCTGCCAGGGGGCACCCGGGAGAGCAGCTATGTGGAGATGAAAGGCCTTCCCTCAGGCTCTCCCCCAAGGCAGCCTCCTCAGCTCCCGGACAACCGGAGGCGGCAACAATACTCCCAGGCGCAGAGAGACAGTGGTACCTATGAGC